GCCTTCAGGGCATGGAGCAAAGACAACAACAAATGATGTCATTCCTTGCTAAAGCCGTACAGAGCCCTGGCTTCTTTGCGCAGTTCGTACAACAGCAAAATGAGAATAATAGGCGTATAAGTGAAGTCAACAAAAAGCGCCGGCTCAAGCAAGAAGGTATTGCTGAAACTGACTCTGCTGCTGCTCCTGATGGGCAAATTGTTAAGTATCAACCTCTGATTAACGATTCAGCAAAAGCAATGCTAAGACAGATCATGAAATGGGATACTTCTCGAGCAGAATCTTTTAGTAAAGACCCTGATAATTACCTGATTGGTGATGGTTCGTCATCCTCATCTGGTGCGATGGACAGTGGCAGCTCCTCAAGCTGGACCTCTGGAGTAACACTTCAGGAGGTCCCGCCAACTTCAGTGCAGTCTTCTCATGTTCCAATTACTCCGGGGGCTCCAGGGCATGTTCCCTCAGCTGCCAAACCTGAAATTCAATCTTTACCACAGGCTGGAGTTCCTGAAAAGGTTACAAGGGTTGGAGCATCTGACATACCTTCTATCCATGTTCCTCAAGCAGATGTCATCATGCCTGATCTTGCACCAATAGATGAAATAGAGTCTGGAAGTATGCTTGGTATTCCGGAAGATAATTATATGGCTCCTGAAGCTGGTGATGAGGGATTTATGGATCCTGATTCATTGGGGGTTAGTGGATCATTTCCCATTGATTTTGAAGGAATTTCACCTGATGCGGACCTTGATGACTTCTTAGGAAATCCATCTATTTGGGATGACCTTTTGCAAACCCCAGTGCAAGAGGATACTGAGACTGATATTGAAGCTTCCAAAGTTAATGAGGTGCAACCAGCCGAAAATGGTTGGGATAAAACTCAACATTTGGATCAACTTACAAAGCAGATGGGTCATCTTTCTTCTGAAGCAAAATAGAGCGCTTGATT
The Arachis duranensis cultivar V14167 chromosome 5, aradu.V14167.gnm2.J7QH, whole genome shotgun sequence genome window above contains:
- the LOC107487181 gene encoding heat shock factor protein HSF8 isoform X2, producing the protein MEQKRKIDKESSSQGFRKVDPDRWEFANEGFLRGQKHLLRNITRRKPAHGHHQQSQQSHVQNSSVGACVEVGKFGLEEEVERLKRDKNVLMQELVRLKQQQQTTDGQLQTMVQRLQGMEQRQQQMMSFLAKAVQSPGFFAQFVQQQNENNRRISEVNKKRRLKQEGIAETDSAAAPDGQIVKYQPLINDSAKAMLRQIMKWDTSRAESFSKDPDNYLIGDGSSSSSGAMDSGSSSSWTSGVTLQEVPPTSVQSSHVPITPGAPGHVPSAAKPEIQSLPQAGVPEKVTRVGASDIPSIHVPQADVIMPDLAPIDEIESGSMLGIPEDNYMAPEAGDEGFMDPDSLGVSGSFPIDFEGISPDADLDDFLGNPSIWDDLLQTPVQEDTETDIEASKVNEVQPAENGWDKTQHLDQLTKQMGHLSSEAK
- the LOC107487181 gene encoding heat shock factor protein HSF8 isoform X1; this translates as MDASTSGGDGGGGGSTNGATPAPAPVPIPNANAPPPFLSKTYDMVDDPSTDAIVSWSATNNSFVVWNPPEFARDLLPKYFKHNNFSSFVRQLNTYGFRKVDPDRWEFANEGFLRGQKHLLRNITRRKPAHGHHQQSQQSHVQNSSVGACVEVGKFGLEEEVERLKRDKNVLMQELVRLKQQQQTTDGQLQTMVQRLQGMEQRQQQMMSFLAKAVQSPGFFAQFVQQQNENNRRISEVNKKRRLKQEGIAETDSAAAPDGQIVKYQPLINDSAKAMLRQIMKWDTSRAESFSKDPDNYLIGDGSSSSSGAMDSGSSSSWTSGVTLQEVPPTSVQSSHVPITPGAPGHVPSAAKPEIQSLPQAGVPEKVTRVGASDIPSIHVPQADVIMPDLAPIDEIESGSMLGIPEDNYMAPEAGDEGFMDPDSLGVSGSFPIDFEGISPDADLDDFLGNPSIWDDLLQTPVQEDTETDIEASKVNEVQPAENGWDKTQHLDQLTKQMGHLSSEAK